The Oceanidesulfovibrio indonesiensis genomic sequence ATCCTTCCCATCCGCCCAGGAGCCGCGTAATATCCTGTTTCGACAACGGTAGCCTCCTTTGGTGATCTCTATAGCCTCGATAACTATCGAGATACCGGATGGTTACCGTTGTCTCAACTCAAATCATCCTTCCCGGAATTCTCGGAAGAACCAAAAAAGAAGGGGTTGCGGATATCTATCCACAACCCCTGCGAAATATGGTGGGCAATGCAGGATTCGAACCTGCGGCCTTTGGCTCCGGAGGCCAACGCTCTATCCAACTGAGCTAATTGCCCGGAATCGAATTATCTACGCGGCACTCGCGGCGTTCGTCAAGCACTTTCCGTGATTCGGACCAAAGCACTCGGTTTTCCGCGGCAACGCTTCGCTTTTTCCTTGCGTCCTGGCGCACGCCGCCGTATCCCTTCCATTCCTGCATCTGTCGAAGCCCGGCGAGCCTGGAGTCCTGCGTGTCTTGCTCCACGGCGTGCTCTCGTGTAGTCAAGTATGGTTGGAGGAATACCCATGGCCTACAAGGATCTTCAAGATTTCATCAAGGACCTCGAAAAGAAAAAAGAGCTCAAGCGCGTTGGCGCGTTGCTCGATCCCTACCTGGAAATCGCGGAAGTAACCGACCGCGCATCCAAGGGCTATGGTCCGGCCCTCTTGTTCACCAACGTCCAGGGCAAGAAGTTCCCCGTGCTGACCAATGCCTTCGGCTCGTACGAGCGGATGCACATGGCCCTGGAGGTGGACAGCCTGGACGACGTGGCCCAGCAGATCACCGACTTCATCGAGATCGAGAAGCCCGAGGGCATCGTCAAGAAGCTCAAGCTGCTGCCCAAGCTCTCACGAATGGCGAACATCTTCCCCAAGGTCGTGACATCCAAAGCGCCCTGCCAGGATGTGGTGCTCACCGGCGACGATGTCGACCTCTCCATCCTGCCCGTGCTCACCACCTGGCCGGAGGACGCCGGGCCGTTCATCACCCTGCCTCTGGTGGTGACCAAGAATCCCGAAACCGGCATGCGCAACGTGGGCATGTACCGTATGCAGGTGTTCGACAGGAACACCACCGGCATGCACTGGCACCGCCACAAAGGCGGAGCCTACCACTACCACCTGGCCGAGCAGAAGGGCCAGCGCCTGGAGGTGGCCGTTGCCCTGGGGCCGGACCCGGCCGTGACCTACGCCGCCACCGCCCCTATCCCCGATGAAGTGGACGAGTTCATGTTCGCCGGCTTCCTGCGGCAGTCGCCCGTGGAGTTGGTCAAATGCAAGACCGTTGACATCGAGGTGCCGGCCAACAGCCAGTTCGTGCTGGAAGGCTATGTGGAGCCGCACGAGCGCCGGCGCGAAGGTCCCTTCGGCGACCACACCGGCTACTACTCATTGGCCGACGAATACCCCGTGTTCCACGTCACGGCCATCACCCACAGGAAAGACGCCGTGTATCCGGCCACCCTGGTGGGCCCGCCGCCCATGGAAGACTGCTACATGGGCAAGGCCACGGAGCGCATCTTCCTGCCCATCATCAAGAAGCAGCTCCCCGAAGTGGTGGACATGAACCTGCCCCTCGAAGGCGTGTTCCACAACTACTGCTTTGTCTCCATAGACAAGCGCTACCCCGGCCAGGTCCGCAAGGTGATGTACGCCCTGTGGGGCCTGGGGCAGATGATGTTCACCAAGATCATCATTATCGTGGACAAGAACGTGAACGTGCAGAACGTTTCCGAGGTGCTGTGGCGCGTAGGCAACAACGTGGACCCCCGCCGCGACCTTGTCATACTCGAAGGCCCGCTGGACGCCCTGGACCACGCCTCGCCCACGGCCTACTACGGCGGCAAGCTCGGCATCGACGCCACCAAGAAGGGCCCGGACGAGAACCATTTCCGCGAGTGGCCCAGCGCCCTGCGCATGGACTCGGAGGTGAAGGCGCGCGTGGACTCGCTCTGGGACAAGCTGGATATACCGCTGCCCGGGGTGCCCAAAGTCCCGCCGAAAGGGAGGCCGTAAATGACTGCGCCGCGCCGCATCGTTCTGGGCATATCCGGTGCCAGCGGCATGCCGTATGCGCTTCGACTGCTTGAAGTCCTCTCTGGCGTCGAGGGACTCGAAACTCATGTCGTCGTCTCCGACGGCGCCAAGGAAGTCTTGCGGGCCGAGACCAAGCTCACTCCCGAGGACCTGGAAACCCGGCTGGCCCGCGCCACACGCGTGTACTCTGAAAAGGAGATCGGCGGCCCTCCGGCCTCGGGTTCCTGGCAGCACCAGGGCATGGTCGTGTGCCCGTGCTCCATGGCGAGCCTCGGGGCCATCGCCAACGGCCTCGGTTCCAATCTGCTCCACCGCTCGGCCGACGTCACGCTCAAAGAAAAACGGCCGCTCGTGCTCGTTGTGCGGGAAACGCCGCTCAATCTCGTGCATCTGCGCAACATGACCGCCGCGGTCGAGGCCGGCGCCACCATCATGCCGGCCATGCCCGGCTTCTACACCCGCCCCACAACTATCTCCCAACTCGTCGACCACCTCGTTGCCCGCATCCTCGATCAACTCGGAGTGGACCATACCCTCTCCACCCGTTGGGAGGGGTAGCGGCTCTTTTTCGCGGGGGGAAAACCTTTCTGAAGAAAGGTTCTTCCCCCGACCCCTTTCCAAAGGCTTTTCATTGGAAAGGTTGCGTTCAAACGCTCTGAACCATTATGATAAGTTTAGGAAGGGAGAGCGCGAGAGGGAGAACCTTTTTTAAAAGGTGTCCCTCTCGCACTATTCCTGTCTCTTCAAACAGTTAGTTCTGCACCAAAAGGAGCCTTGGCATGAACCATACGATCACCTGGCACGGCCATTCGAATTTCCAGATCACCTCCGGAGATGTCGCGGTGATCATCGATCCGTTTTTCGAGGGCAACGCCTTCGCCACGGTGGAGCCCGGCTCCATCGAAAAGCTGGATTGCATTCTGGTGACGCATGACCACGGGGATCACGTAGGCCAGGCCGTGGAGTTGGCCAGCCGCACCGGCGCCATGGTCGGCGCGGTGGTGGGGACGGCCGGCAAGCTCATGGACCAGGGCGTACCGCAAGAGCAGATCATCAACGGCATCGGCTTCAACATCGGCGGCTCGGTTACTGTGAAAAGCGTGACGGTGACGATGACCCAGGCCTTCCATTCGTCTGAATCGGGCGTGGCCGTGGGCTACATCCTCACGTTTCCGGACGGCTACACGGTGTACCACGCGGGTGACACAGGCATTTTCTCCAGCATGGAGCTGTGGGGCCGGCTTTATTCCATCGACCTGGCCCTGCTGCCCATCGGCGGCGTGTTCACCATGGACCCGCGACAGGCGGCCATGGCCTGCCGGATGCTCGACTGCGCCGCTGTGGCGCCCATGCACTGGGGTACGTTCCCTGTGCTGGAGCAGTCCACCAGGGAGTTCGAGCGCCTCCTCCAGAAGGAAGCCCCGGATTGCGAGATGCTTCTGCTGGAGCCCGGCGAATCAACAGAACTGAGGAGCGGCAGCGGGGATACTTGCGGGTGCGATTAGATTGCCGCGTGCGCAGCGTGCTCGACGACTGGCTGCCTCAGCTTGATTGTGCGGCCGGAACCCGACCTGTTTGCGTTGGTCGACCCAGCCGCCAGTATGGATGCTGAAGTTGGTGGCGGATCGCCAAAAAGCGACATGCCCCCGTCAAGGCAGGGGCATGTCAGGAGGGAGGGGGGATGTTGAATCCAGCTGGCTGTTCCGCTGAATCGATGATTCCCTTGTATAAAACGAAGATGAAGCCGAGATGTACCCGGGGTTAACAATACGTAAGGAAATCGAGTTGGTATTTCCGATTGCGGTGTTTATCCGCAACGCTTTTCCCCGGTTTGTTGTTCGCTCTGGCGTTCGTTCTCCCGAGCGCGTTCCCCCGTGGGATCGGCGTAGGTGTCGTTGAGTTTCTGAACCAGTCCCTCCGCCTCCTCGATTACCCGGTTCATCGTATCCATGACTTTGGGCGTGAGACCGGCCGGCGCGGGCGGCAGGGCGCTGTGTCGGATTTTCATGTTGTGGCGCAGCGCCGTGAGCATGCGGTGCCGGCGCTCGGGATTCTTTTCCTCGTTCGTCAACCGCGCGGCCACGGCGCTTCCGGCCATGGCCCGCGCCTTGAAGTGCAACCACCCGCCGAGTCCTGCGACAATGCCGGTAACGATGACCGGCTTCCAAAGACCGCTCCATATCCAGCTCCACCAGCGTGCCGAACCGCCGTCCGCTCCGGATGTGGCGCCCCAGATGGAGATGACGATGACGGCCAGAGCCAGTGCGCCGAGGAAGACGCCGTCGCGGAGGAAAACGCCTCGCCGCCACGCAGCCCTGAGCGAAGTGAGCTTTGCGATCTCCGAGTCTCGGAGCTCCAGGGCGATTTTCTTGACCGCGCCCACGATGCGGTAGGCGCGCTCCACGCGGACCTGGGTCATGCGGTCGGTGATGTCGGCCAGGTCGCGGTCGCGTTTGCGCTGGAATCGCTCGCGCAGGGCGGAGTTCTCGATGGGCGCCGCGCAATCCTCGTTGTAGATGCGGTAGAAGCGGCCGGCGGTGAGGCCCGCCTGGGCTATGGCCCGCTGCCAGGCTCCCACCACTTCCTCGGGGTTGTCCTCGCGCGCAGTGAGGTCTATCTGGTTGAGGATGTACAGGAATTTTGCCGCGTCCTTGCGCTTCACGGTTCGCTTGACCAGGTGCTCCAGGGTGTCGCGCATGGCGCCGGGTTCGGGGCGGCGTGCGTCGAACAACACGAGCACGAGGTCAGACAGGTCGATGATGTAGTCGGTGATGCGCAGGGTGGACGTACGCTGGGCGTCGGCGTCGAACCCAGGTGAGTCGATGAGGATCATGCCCCGGAGCTTTTCCGAGGGGCAGGTCTTGAGCTGCAGATAGGTGTCCACGCGCATGCCCTCGCCTGGTTCCACCTTTTCGAGCTCTTCGCTCATCTTGTAGAAGGGGAAGCGGGGATCGGCGTCCAGCGCGGAACCGGGCAGGCTGCGCGCCTTGCCGTCGGAGGCGTAGCAGATGACGGTGAACTTGTCGTCCACGGCCTGGGAGCCGGTTTCCTGCAGTGAATAGCCGAGATACTGGTTCAGGAAGCTGGATTTACCGGCGGAGTACGGGCCGAGCACGGAGATGAGCGGCCACCATGCGATATAGCGGGCGTAGGTCTCGTCCGGTCCGAGCAGGCCGATCTTGCGGGCGGCCGAATCCAGCGATTGCAGGCTTTCCAGCGCTTCCACGAGCAGGGGGTTCTCGCGCTTCAGATGCTCCTTGAGGCGTTTGAGGTCCTTGCGTGGGCTGGTTTTTCGTTCTTCCAGCGGGGTTCCGGACAACTCGTCCGTTTCATCGAGCCGTTTGGTTTTCCCTACCCTCAGCAGTGCCATGTGCCACCTCCTGGAGCGCAACTTGCCGCAGAAGTCGCGTCAAGACAAGCGGCCTTCGCACGCATCGGCGGAAAAAGCGCAGCAAGAACAGGCGAATCACAGGCCGCGGATGGTTTTCACGAGCCCTGCAGCGAGGTCGTCCAGGGAGCGGTAGACCGCTTTGCATGAGCATTCGAGCATGGCGTTGACGCAGGAATCGTCCGTGTCCCCGGCGTTGCGGAAGTCGGTGCGCACGCCCAGGATGGGGCCCTGCCCCAGGGCGTAAAAGGCTCCCATCTCGAAGGCGGTGCCGTCGTCCACCTGCACGCCGTCCAGCAGAGCGACCACGATCT encodes the following:
- a CDS encoding metal-dependent hydrolase; translated protein: MNHTITWHGHSNFQITSGDVAVIIDPFFEGNAFATVEPGSIEKLDCILVTHDHGDHVGQAVELASRTGAMVGAVVGTAGKLMDQGVPQEQIINGIGFNIGGSVTVKSVTVTMTQAFHSSESGVAVGYILTFPDGYTVYHAGDTGIFSSMELWGRLYSIDLALLPIGGVFTMDPRQAAMACRMLDCAAVAPMHWGTFPVLEQSTREFERLLQKEAPDCEMLLLEPGESTELRSGSGDTCGCD
- a CDS encoding menaquinone biosynthesis decarboxylase, with protein sequence MAYKDLQDFIKDLEKKKELKRVGALLDPYLEIAEVTDRASKGYGPALLFTNVQGKKFPVLTNAFGSYERMHMALEVDSLDDVAQQITDFIEIEKPEGIVKKLKLLPKLSRMANIFPKVVTSKAPCQDVVLTGDDVDLSILPVLTTWPEDAGPFITLPLVVTKNPETGMRNVGMYRMQVFDRNTTGMHWHRHKGGAYHYHLAEQKGQRLEVAVALGPDPAVTYAATAPIPDEVDEFMFAGFLRQSPVELVKCKTVDIEVPANSQFVLEGYVEPHERRREGPFGDHTGYYSLADEYPVFHVTAITHRKDAVYPATLVGPPPMEDCYMGKATERIFLPIIKKQLPEVVDMNLPLEGVFHNYCFVSIDKRYPGQVRKVMYALWGLGQMMFTKIIIIVDKNVNVQNVSEVLWRVGNNVDPRRDLVILEGPLDALDHASPTAYYGGKLGIDATKKGPDENHFREWPSALRMDSEVKARVDSLWDKLDIPLPGVPKVPPKGRP
- a CDS encoding UbiX family flavin prenyltransferase, which translates into the protein MTAPRRIVLGISGASGMPYALRLLEVLSGVEGLETHVVVSDGAKEVLRAETKLTPEDLETRLARATRVYSEKEIGGPPASGSWQHQGMVVCPCSMASLGAIANGLGSNLLHRSADVTLKEKRPLVLVVRETPLNLVHLRNMTAAVEAGATIMPAMPGFYTRPTTISQLVDHLVARILDQLGVDHTLSTRWEG
- a CDS encoding dynamin family protein; this encodes MALLRVGKTKRLDETDELSGTPLEERKTSPRKDLKRLKEHLKRENPLLVEALESLQSLDSAARKIGLLGPDETYARYIAWWPLISVLGPYSAGKSSFLNQYLGYSLQETGSQAVDDKFTVICYASDGKARSLPGSALDADPRFPFYKMSEELEKVEPGEGMRVDTYLQLKTCPSEKLRGMILIDSPGFDADAQRTSTLRITDYIIDLSDLVLVLFDARRPEPGAMRDTLEHLVKRTVKRKDAAKFLYILNQIDLTAREDNPEEVVGAWQRAIAQAGLTAGRFYRIYNEDCAAPIENSALRERFQRKRDRDLADITDRMTQVRVERAYRIVGAVKKIALELRDSEIAKLTSLRAAWRRGVFLRDGVFLGALALAVIVISIWGATSGADGGSARWWSWIWSGLWKPVIVTGIVAGLGGWLHFKARAMAGSAVAARLTNEEKNPERRHRMLTALRHNMKIRHSALPPAPAGLTPKVMDTMNRVIEEAEGLVQKLNDTYADPTGERARENERQSEQQTGEKRCG
- a CDS encoding nucleoside 2-deoxyribosyltransferase, translating into MLNIYQAGPLFTEAEQDWHRKAKAAMEESLAAASIIARVSWPGEFFSAEEIRALGPMARHHIFNRCMKDLRSAQIVVALLDGVQVDDGTAFEMGAFYALGQGPILGVRTDFRNAGDTDDSCVNAMLECSCKAVYRSLDDLAAGLVKTIRGL